The following proteins are encoded in a genomic region of Drosophila miranda strain MSH22 chromosome 4, D.miranda_PacBio2.1, whole genome shotgun sequence:
- the LOC108162455 gene encoding piezo-type mechanosensitive ion channel component isoform X12: MAFSYACMVLQRVVVPAVLVLASLMRPVGISFVYLLMFFMSPFVPLATRRNFKGSVNAFFIILLSLSTLVLLGHIALQIVAVSTALPIYNCSFSERLLRHIGFVSFIDLKPLAIIEWLAPEVLVFATSLGSYLTVKRLAVQPVNAEQLENGELIEAQSGDHAQSTQPPCPTDANGGDVQQATATTPLQQQQQQLRKRVSMISQHIHFEGLIKISPLFCLATLFFAAALRPSVPGGFYFLIFLLAGTYWATCQTLQRGFALLLRCVMVVLVLHSLSIVSYQTPWMQGHLNHTSLTARLIGLEPLIESYCSPDIRVLLYNNTLYLDSYLNPFALFFAYFALALTTKHLIKPRLEAKPATAFGQQLDCNSSSLNNTGNKANRQLTLRTSQASRGSSRKDSSGPGAGSSTATTSTANRTQRLSVSLRRDQRAALNEPTETTPLVRQSTRKGRPAQPLDSGSSVAMGGTQRGNEIPLDSLEQRSEQENTTTSILDQISYGFVSVGGFIYQNSYIFTNILMMAWSIVYHSWLTFVLLLWANVLWMIPNQRKAMMRSSPFIVLYAEVLLVAQYIYGMDLNNNELPTKVTTAGINLQQIGFERPIENHMRPCVPLIVKTAFVLMFWVTSRQFFKEKRDRRRDTMADIIAPLQITVGSAGSSYLINDGKKTSKFLKKAGDVIKNLLVRLWIWLLVLVIFLCAITGENMTGFRICYMALFLFFLLVFQSSSKAWVKIMYGFWLFLIFYAMSILILIYTYQFDKFDTYWNDYLNVSKTLQNDIGLKRYQTKDLFLHLVSPTIIVILTVIQVHYFHKRFIASLQQQPAAGAAGAGASAQQKPTETTALEAAPSKRRGSAGSLRRSQGPSGEAAPGGATTDFETSVRDLVRISFRKIKNKSEYIFKNFKDVFWRFLELHIMKAVYIAAFVCSVSEVCVLHIVFVGFCVLGATSRKAIQVIISRVISFIVTIIVLSKMIYQIEYLSHTQYTVFCSDNRTANNAEWVGLTKAEKLEGGLMSLLRTYIIYMVTVTMHAVITLRQLQMRVKIGAVNAPPTKLLFPNIIRADAEKDLVGLVKYLLNYAFYKFGIEISLIALVSTITYRQDIVAVVYALWLVVLLLLRRSQCAKIWGVFQAFFAISILTQYIILVGLPPSSCLVYPWDEGAFGESIQRWTMLPGALHFNHVPKLIFDFIVLVILNRQKSIFCIEQRYASNDDYPGGSNRSVISDIAQLGRTPFDNPTHDFCSYIRNYSDILKNGVLCGFYWFTLAVVFLAGTNIADLLALGYLIGAFVFLWQGSDFYLRPINTIISRWKWLLAFNVANILIKTSFQMAGCLFMTPLTTHCCWLVHMLGITCTSNVLKEQLMLTEETDLILAPGECPKITHQVVLLWDTICFAFIIFQLRIFKSHYFCHIITDTKANNILASRGADIIEGLRQNQIAHRHGHEKQVLLKIKRKMERIRATQQKMLRPLDKQTHFDEHGYPLPAPTVRRRKEIKLHPHATRAGDYYMFEEMDDKFELDLIHDEIDFLEEENMTESEMKMQRRKTLYDKSKDAPGADFPSTSKGISKERDEASTEIPAAPTRDVADLPVIPPPPTSLGREATYKETSESKSKMEVDSGEVTAKDSDEDFDTNPIIRLLEGFLVTLTIRLNRFSRNYRYVNRILAGEKKTLKESSSLNRLGLSSAAAMFHFLKSNLESNESGGEQPASSSTPRRLLAPAIVTPPTATEHTTTSTPLNTNTTTTPLSPQDPPTPPTTSTPVQQNQPQNQPQHSRLSAVDDIIELPVDTVDAAISRKQSINSSPPAKGAGDFNLEEENFAQRDHHIIVEVLISSWYALLANTDLICYIVVFINQVVNASLISLPLPIMVFLWGTLSLPRPTKTFWVTLIAYTQAIVLIKCIFQFKLIWANYHNLPNQPLTAAKIFGVEMKTHYAVYDLMLLLVLFLHRYLLKSQGLWKSGYKDTDQQFAKPTASIDDRDDSDNLSQPDSRQLNDDVAQKLSLQVSQASLPGSPEYSKSGINQLERTKYTSSLHKFFFSLVHKSRLATDVYALMFLCDFINFFVLLFGFTAFGTQQTESDEGVQTYLAENKVPIPFLIMLLVQFLLIVIDRALYLRKALVNKIIFHFFSVIGIHIWMFFVVPAVTERTFNSLAPPIIFYVIKCFYMLLSSYQIKSGYPKRILGNFFTKGFSMVNMIAFKVYMQIPFLYELRTILDWVCIDSTMTIFDWLKMEDIFSNIYLIRCTRQSETDFPAMRAQKKASISKLIMGGTIVLLIVICIWGPLCLFALGNAVGTSNVPFQVSLSIRIGPYDPIYTTNNYDSIFEIDPTMYSQMTNAYIKDKQALTFITGYDATDVAAVKLAGNSPSLWNIAPPDRQRLLNDLRNNHTLKARFSYTLTRKAPAKGLKEIVGDEHAISLDETFEGRAALINMLNETHDLEPTGNDTSTNGTSSFEEVVVLPAMIPKFIKVLNSGDAAVVTVLSPKNEEYRPLVIKMHRDKETNGLWWEIRDFCNDTFYNTTLKEFAYSNCTSGIVMYTFNDKKFPSTFSFLTAGGIIGLYTTFVLLASRFMKSFIGGQNRKIMFEDLPYVDRVLQLCLDIYLVREALEFALEEDLFAKLLFLYRSPETLIKWTRPKEEYVDDDADTDSMSVRRSEQLQQHQQHQQQQ; the protein is encoded by the exons ATGGCCTTCAGCTATGCGTGCATGGTGCTGCAGCGCGTCGTCGTTCCGGCTGTGCTGGTTCTGG CTTCGCTGATGCGACCGGTGGGCATATCATTTGTGTACCTTCTAATGTTCTTCATGTCACCGTTTGTGCCCCTCGCCACGCGACGCAACTTCAAGGGATCAGTCAACGCCTTCTTCATCATTCTGCTGTCGCTGAGCACCCTAGTCCTGCTGGGGCACATCGCCCTCCAGATAGTGGCCGTCAGCACAGCGCTGCCCATCTACAACTGCTCCTTCAGCGAGCGCCTGCTTAGGCACATTGGCTTCGTGAGCTTCATCGATCTAAA GCCCCTGGCCATCATTGAGTGGCTAGCCCCGGAGGTCCTGGTGTTTGCCACCTCTCTTGGCTCCTACCTCACCGTGAAGCGACTGGCCGTACAGCCCGTCAACGCTGAGCAGCTGGAGAACGGCGAGCTGATCGAGGCCCAGTCCGGGGACCACGCCCAGTCGACTCAGCCCCCCTGCCCCACAGATGCCAATGGCGGAGATGTGCAGCAGGCCACGGCAACGACGccactgcagcagcaacagcagcagctgcggAAGCGGGTCTCCATGATCAGTCAGCATATCCACTTCGAGGGATTGATCAAGATCT CGCCTCTCTTCTGCCTTGCCACACTGTTCTTTGCGGCCGCGCTGCGTCCCTCGGTGCCGGGTGGATTCTATTTTCTCATCTTCCTGCTGGCCGGCACTTACTGGGCAACCTGCCAGACGCTGCAACG TGGCTTCGCCTTGCTGTTGCGCTGCGTAATGGTCGTCCTTGTGCTCCACTCGCTGTCCATTGTGTCCTACCAGACGCCCTGGATGCAGGGCCACCTCAATCACACCAGCCTGACGGCGCG TCTAATTGGTCTGGAGCCGCTCATTGAATCCTACTGCTCGCCGGATATACGAGTCCTTCTGTACAATAATACCCTGTATCTGGACTCGTATCTGAACCCGTTTGCCCTGTTCTTTGCCTACTTCGCTTTGGCTCTGACCACCAAGCATCTGATCAAGCCCAGG CTGGAGGCAAAGCCTGCCACCGCCTTTGGGCAGCAGCTTgactgcaacagcagcagcctcaaCAACACCGGCAACAAAGCAAACCGCCAGCTGACGCTCCGCACCTCACAGGCCTCGCGGGGCAGCAGTCGCAAGGACAGCTCGGGTCCCGGCGCAGGATCCAGCACCGCCACCACCTCCACCGCAAATCGAACACAGCGCCTGAGT GTTTCTCTGCGCCGTGATCAGCGCGCAGCGTTGAATGAACCGACTGAGACGACGCCT CTGGTGCGTCAGAGTACTCGGAAGGGGCGCCCAGCCCAGCCCCTGGATAGCGGATCTTCGGTGGCAATGGGCGGCACTCAACGCGGCAATGAAATACCGCTGGACTCGCTGGAGCAGCGATCGGAGCAAGAGAACACGACCACCTCGATATTGGATCAGATATCGTATGGCTTTGTCAGTGTGGGTGGCTTCATCTACCAGAACAGCTATATATTCACCAATATTCTAATGATG GCCTGGTCCATAGTATACCACAGTTGGCTGACGTTCGTCCTCCTGCTGTGGGCCAATGTGCTGTGGATGATCCCCAACCAGCGGAAGGCGATGATGCGGTCCAGTCCGTTCATCGTGCTCTACGCGGAGGTGCTGCTGGTGGCCCAGTACATATACGGCATGGACCTGAACAACAACGAGCTTCCCACGAAGGTCACC ACGGCGGGCATCAATCTGCAGCAGATTGGGTTCGAGCGGCCCATCGAGAACCACATGCGTCCATGTGTGCCGCTGATCGTGAAGACAGCCTTCGTCCTGATGTTCTGGGTGACGTCGCGGCAGTTCTTCAAGGAGAAGCGCGACCGGCGAAGGGACACCATGGCGGACATCATTGCTCCGCTGCAGATCACCGTGGGCTCGGCGGGGTCCAGCTACCTCATCAACGACGGCAAGAAGACCTCAAAGTTCCTAAAGAAGGCCGGCGATGTGATCAAAAACCTGCTGGTGCGCCTGTGGATctggctgctggtgctggtgatCTTCCTCTGCGCGATCACCGGAGAGAATATGACAGGCTTCCGCATCTGCTACATGGCCCTGTTCCTGTTCTTCTTGCTGGTCTTTCAGTCCTCGTCCAAGGCCTGGGTGAAGATCATGTACGGCTTCTGGCTGTTCCTCATTTTCTACGCCATGTCCATACTGATTCTGATCTACACATATCAATTCGACAAGTTCGATACGTACTGGAACGACTATCTTAATGTGTCCAAGACGCT ACAAAACGACATTGGCCTGAAGCGCTACCAAACGAAGGATCTTTTCCTGCACCTGGTCTCGCCCACGATCATTGTGATCCTGACTGTGATCCAAGTGCATTACTTCCACAAGCGCTTCATTGCCtcgctgcaacagcagccagcggCTGGTGCTGCCGGAGCTGGCGCCTCTGCACAGCAGAAACCCACCGAGACAACGGCCCTGGAAGCGGCGCCCTCAAAGCGTCGTGGCAGTGCCGGCTCCCTACGGCGCTCCCAGGGTCCCTCAGGCGAGGCGGCGCCCGGCGGCGCCACCACAGACTTTGAGACCTCTGTGCGGGATCTGGTGCGGATTTCCTTCCGCAAGATCAAGAACAAGTCAGAGTACATCTTCAAGAACTTCAAGGACGTCTTCTGGCGCTTCCTGGAGCTGCACATTATGAAGGCCGTCTACATCGCCGCCTTTGTGTGCAGCGTGAGCGAGGTCTGCGTCCTGCACATTGTCTTTGTGGGTTTCTGTGTGCTGGGTGCCACCTCACGGAAGGCCATCCAAGTGATAATCAGCCGCGTGATATCGTTTATTGTCACCATCATCGTCCTGTCTAAGATGATCTATCAGATTGAGTACCTTAGCCACACCCAGTACACCGTCTTCTGC TCCGACAACCGCACGGCCAACAACGCCGAGTGGGTGGGCCTCACGAAGGCTGAGAAGCTGGAGGGTGGTTTGATGAGCCTGCTGCGCACGTACATCATCTACATGGTCACTGTGACCATGCACGCCGTGATCACGTTGCGCCAGCTGCAGATGAGAGTGAAGATTGGAGCCGTGAATGCCCCGCCCACCAAGCTGCTGTTCCCCAATATCATCCGCGCCGATGCTGAGAAGGATCTAGTGGGTTTGGTCAAGTACCTCCTGAACTATGCCTTCTACAAGTTTGGCATCGAGATATCGCTGATTGCCCTGGTCTCCACCATCACGTACCGCCAGGACATTGTGGCCGTGGTCTATGCGCTCTGGCTGGTCGTCCTCTTGCTACTAAGGCGGTCGCAGTGCGCCAAGATCTGGGGAGTTTTCCAGGCCTTCTTTGCCATCTCGATATTGACGCAATATATCATCTTGGTGGGACTGCCGCCAAGCTCATGTCTGG TTTATCCCTGGGACGAGGGCGCCTTTGGGGAGAGCATCCAACGCTGGACGATGCTGCCCGGAGCCCTGCACTTCAACCATGTGCCCAAGCTGATCTTCGACTTCATCGTCCTGGTCATCCTGAACCGTCAGAAGAGCATCTTCTGCATCGAGCAGCGCTATGCCAGCAACGACGACTATCCCGGAGGCAGCAATCGCAGCGTCATCTCGGACATTGCCCAGCTGGGGAGGACGCCCTTCGACAATCCCACCCACGACTTCTGCTCGTACATCCGCAACTACTCGGACATCCTGAAGAACGGGGTGCTGTGCGGCTTCTACTGGTTCACCCTGGCCGTGGTATTCTTGGCCGGGACCAACATTGCTGATCTGCTGGCCCTGGGCTACCTCATTGGGGCGTTCGTCTTCCTCTGGCAGGGCTCCGACTTCTATCTACGGCCCATCAACACCATCATCAGTCGCTGGAAGTGGCTGCTGGCCTTCAACGTGGCTAACATCCTCATCAAGACGAGCTTCCAAATGGCCGGCTGCTTGTTCATGACGCCCCTGACCACTCACTGCTGCTGGCTGGTGCACATGCTAGGCATCACCTGCACGAGCAACGTGCTCAAGGAGCAACTGATGCTGACCGAAGAGACGGACCTTATATTGGCGCCCGGTGAATGCCCCAAGATCACGCATCAGGTGGTCCTGCTGTGGGACACGATCTGCTTTGCCTTCATCATCTTCCAGCTGCGCATCTTTAAGTCTCACTACTTCTGCCACATCATCACGGACACGAAGGCCAACAATATTCTGGCCTCCAG AGGAGCTGATATCATTGAGGGATTGCGGCAGAACCAGATTGCCCATCGCCACGGCCATGAAAAGCAGGTCCTGCTCAAGATCAAGCGGAAGATGGAGCGGATTCGGGCCACGCAGCAGAAGATGCTGCGACCCCTGGACAAGCAGACACATTTTGATG aACATGGTTATCCACTTCCTGCACCAACAGTACGCAGAAGGAAGGAAATCAAATTACATCCACATG CTACCCGGGCTGGTGACTACTACATGTTCGAGGAGATGGATGACAAGTTCGAGCTGGACTTGATACACGACGAGATTGACTTTCTGGAGGAGGAGAACATGACCGAGAGCGAGATGAAGATGCAGCGCCGCAAGACCCTCTATGAT AAATCCAAGGATGCTCCCGGTGCCGACTTTCCCTCCACCAGTAAGGGCATATCCAAAGAGCGGGATGAAGCAAGCACGGAAATTCCGGCGGCTCCCACCCGCGATGTGGCTGATCTGCCAGTAATTCCACCGCCCCCGACCAGCTTGGGACGTGAGGCCACCTACAAGGAGACTTCGGAAAGCAAATCTAAGATGGAAGTCGACAGCGGCGAGGTGACGGCCAAGGACTCGGACGAGGACTTCGACACGAATCCCATCATCAGGCTGCTCGAGGGCTTCTTGGTCACCCTGACCATAAGACTGAACCGCTTCTCCCGCAACTACCGCTACGTCAATCGCATCTTGGCTGGCGAGAAGAAGACTCTGAAG GAATCGAGCTCCCTGAATCGTCTGGGCCTGTCGAGTGCTGCTGCCATGTTCCACTTCCTCAAGTCCAACCTCGAGAG CAATGAGAGTGGTGGCGAGCAGCCCGCCTCATCGTCCACGCCGCGGCGGCTCCTGGCCCCGGCAATCGTTACTCCACCAACTGCAACAGAACACACAACCACAAGCACCCCACTAAACACGAATACAACAACCACACCGCTATCACCACAAGATCCACCGACACCACCAACAACCAGTACACCAGTACAACAGAATCAGCCACAGAATCAGCCTCAGCACAGTCGACTCAGTGCTGTGGACGACATCATCGAACTGCCCGTAGATACCGTTGATGCAGCCATTTCTAG AAAACAATCGATCAATTCATCGCCGCCAGCCAAGGG CGCCGGCGACTTCAACTTGGAGGAGGAGAACTTTGCCCAGCGGGATCATCACATTATAGTGGAGGTGCTGATCTCCTCGTGGTATGCATTGCTTGCCAACACAGATCTGATTTGCTACATAGTGGTGTTCATCAATCAG GTCGTCAATGCCAGTCTCATCTCGTTGCCGCTGCCCATAATGGTCTTTCTCTGGGGCACTCTGTCACTGCCGCGTCCAACGAAAACCTTCTGGGTCACCCTTATTGCCTACACCCAGGCCATCGTTCTGATCAAGTGTATCTTCCAGTTCAAGCTAATCTGGGCGAACTATCACAACCTGCCCAACCAGCCCTTGACGGCCGCCAAGATCTTTGGCGTGGAGATGAAGACCCACTATGCAGTGTACGACTTGATGCTGTTGCTAGTGCTCTTCTTGCACCGCTATCTTCTCAAGTCGCAAGGCCTGTGGAAGTCGGGCTACAAGGACACAGATCAGCAGTTTGCCAAACCCACCGCTAGCAT CGATGACCGAGACGACAGCGACAACCTATCTCAACCCGACTCTCGCCAGCTGAACGATGATGTGGCCCAGAAATTGAGCCTGCAAGTGAGCCAGGCATCGTTGCCGGGCTCCCCCGAGTACAGCAAGTCGGGCATCAATCAGCTAGA ACGAACCAAGTACACCTCCTCGCTGCACAAGTTCTTCTTTAGTCTGGTGCATAAATCCCGATTGGCCACAGACGTGTATGCCCTGATGTTCCTCTGCGATTTTATAAACTTTTTTGTGCTGCTCTTTGGCTTCACAGCATTTGGA ACCCAGCAAACAGAAAGCGATGAAGGCGTGCAAACATATCTGGCGGAGAATAAAGTGCCCATACCTTTCCTGATCATGCTGCTGGTCCAGTTCCTGCTCATCGTTATCGATCGGGCGCTGTATCTGCGCAAGGCCCTGGTGAACAAGATCATTTTCCATTTCTTCTCGGTGATCGGCATACATATCTGGATGTTCTTCGTGGTGCCGGCGGTGACGGAGCGTACCTTCAACTCGCTGGCGCCACCGATCATCTTCTATGTGATCAAGTGCTTTTACATGCTGCTGAGCTCCTATCAAATCAAGTCGGGCTATCCCAAGCGCATTCTCGGCAACTTCTTCACCAAGGGCTTCTCGATGGTCAACATGATCGCCTTTAAGGTATACATGCAGATCCCGTTCCTGTACGAGCTGCGCACCATTCTCGACTGGGTCTGCATCGACAGCACCATGACCATCTTCGACTGGCTCAAGATGGAGGATATCTTCTCTAACATATATCTCATACGATGCACCAGGCAGTCGGAAACCGACTTCCCAGCCATGCGCGCCCAGAAAAAGGCTTCCATCTCGAAGCTGATTATGGGCGGCACTATTGTCCTGCTGATTGTCATATGCATCTGGGGTCCGTTGTGTCTGTTTGCCTTAGGCAATGCTGTGGGCACCTCCAATGTGCCCTTCCAGGTGTCGCTCTCCATCCGCATTGGACCGTACGACCCCATTTATACCACCAACAACTACGATAGCATTTTCGAGATCGATCCCACAATGTACTCGCAAATGACTAATGCTTATATCAAGGATAAACAGGCTCTGACCTTTATCACTGGCTACGATGCCACGGATGTGGCGGCGGTCAAGCTGGCTGGGAACTCGCCCTCCCTTTGGAATATAGCACCGCCAGATAGGCAGCGTTTGCTGAATGATTTGAGAAATA ATCATACGTTAAAGGCCCGCTTCTCCTACACCCTTACACGGAAGGCTCCGGCCAAGGGTCTGAAAGAAATTGTGGGCGATGAGCATGCCATCTCCCTCGACGAGACTTTTGAAGGACGTGCAGCTCTCATCAATATGCTTAACGAAACCCACGACTTAGAGCCAACGGGTAATGACACCAGTACCAATGGAACCTCTAGCTTTGAAGAAGTAGTAGTGCTGCCTGCCATGATACCAAAATTCATCAAGGTGCTCAACTCGGGCGATGCCGCTGTGGTCACTGTGCTGAGTCCCAAGAACGAGGAATACCGTCCTCTGGTCATCAAAATGCATCGAGACAAGGAGACAAACGGTCTGTGGTGGGAAATACGAGACTTCTGCAATGACACCTTCTACAATACCACTCTGAAGGAGTTTGCCTACAGCAACTGCACTTCCGGTATTGTGATGTATACCTTCAACGACAAGAAGTTCCCATCGACATTCAGCTTCCTCACAGCTGGCGG CATAATTGGGCTGTACACCACATTCGTGTTATTGGCCTCGCGCTTCATGAAGTCCTTCATTGGGGGACAAAATCGAAAGATTATGTTCGAGGATCTACCCTATGTAGATAGGGTATTGCAGCTGTGTCTGGATATATACCTG GTACGCGAGGCCTTAGAATTCGCCTTGGAGGAAGATCTGTTTGCCAAATTACTCTTCCTGTACCGTTCGCCCGAGACGCTCATCAAATGGACCCGTCCCAAGGAGGAGTACGTGGACGATGATGCCGACACCGACTCAATGAGCGTGCGGCGTTCagagcagctgcagcagcaccaacaacaccagcagcaacaataa